One Pyrus communis chromosome 13, drPyrComm1.1, whole genome shotgun sequence genomic window carries:
- the LOC137712217 gene encoding secreted RxLR effector protein 161-like: MVGRTLDAKQDPFHPKEDEEEILEPKVPYLSAIGALLYLAQCTRPDISFAVNLLARYSNAPTSRHWNGVKDIFYYLKGMTDLGLFYNRESSSVAAPYGSWIDSRLVSYTDAGYLCDPHRARSQIGYVFTVGDTAIS; the protein is encoded by the coding sequence ATGGTCGGTCGGACTCTAGATGCCAAACAAGATCCCTTCCAtccaaaggaggatgaggaagagattttagaACCCAAAGTtccttacctaagtgcaattggggctttattgtacttggctcaatgcactagacccgacatctccttcgctgttaatcttttggctagatacagcaATGCGCCCACAAGCAGGCattggaatggtgttaaagacattttctacTACCTCAAGGGTAtgacggatttgggcttgttctataaCCGTGAATCTTCGAGTGTTGCCGCCCCCTATGGTTCTTGgattgattctcgccttgttagTTACACAGATGCTGGATATCTGTGTGACCCACATAGAGCACGTTCTCAAataggttatgtctttaccgttggagacacCGCTATATCTTGA